One Actinomycetospora corticicola genomic window, GTCGCGGCCGGGGTCGTCGGGATCGTCAGCGTGGCCTTCCTCGAGGAGAGCGCCGGACGACCGCTCGCCGGTGCCCGGCCGCTCGCCTCGAGCGCGGACCTGCCGCTCCCCGAGCGGTCGCCCGACGGGGTCTTCCTGGAACACCCCCGGGACTGATCCCGGCGCATCCTCGAGGCGCGCGTCAGCGGGTCGCGGGACGCGGCAGCTCGGTCCGGCGCAGCCGGCCGAACGTGCGGGGGTCGGCCATGGCGAACAGGCCCGTCGTCGTGCCGTCGGCGCGACGGTAGCGGGCGACGAAGCGCCGCTCGTCGACGTCGCCGTGCAGGATCTCGACCTCGTCCGCGGGATCGGGGTGCCCGGCGAGCTGGAGCATCCGCCCGTACTGCTCCGACCAGACGTAGCCCGAGGGCGCCACCGTGCGGACCGTGGCGCCCGCCAGCAGGTTCTCCGCCGCCACCGCGGCCTGCTCCCCCGCGCTGGTCCAGTGCTCGTGGCGGTGCGACGCCGGGCCCCGGGACCAGCGGGCGACGTCGCCCACGGCCACGACGGCGGGCACGTCGGTCACCATGCCGTCGTCGGTGCGCGCCCCCTGGTCGACCTTGACCCCCGAGCCCTGCAGCCACCCGGTGTTCGGGGTGATGCCGACGCCGACCACGACCACGTCGGCCGGGACCTCCCGCCCGTCGCGCAGGCGCACCCCGGTCACCCGACGGCCGCCGTCGGCCGTCGACGCCGTGGCGAGCCCCTCGACCGCGGCGCCGGTGTGCAGCGTGGTGCCGTGCTCGGCGTGGAGGGCCACGCAGGGGCGGGCGAGGGTCTCCCCCAGGACCGGCGACAGCGGCGTGGGGAGCCCGTCGAGCACCGTGACCGGCAGGCCGAGTGCCCGGCACGTCGAGGCGACCTCGGCCCCGATGAACCCGCCCCCGACCACGACCACCCGCGCGCCCGGCACGAGCTCCGCCCGCAGCGCGCGGGCGTCGTCGAGCGTGCGCAGCGCGTGCACGCCCCCGACGTCCTCCGTGCCGGGCAGCCGCCGGGCGGACCCCCCGGTGGCGACCACGACGCCGTCCGCGCCGAGCTCCGTGCCGTCGTCGCAGCGCACGCGGCCCGCCGCGGTGTCGAGCGCGACGGCGCGCACCCCCGCGCGCAGGTCCAGCGACAGGTCGGCGAGGTCGTCGTCGTCGAGCAGCGCGAGGTCCGCCTCGTCGCTCCGCCCGGCCAGGTAGGCCTTCGACAGGGGCGGCCGGTCGTAGGGGGCGTGCGGGTCGTCGCCCAGCAGGGTCAGCCGACCGTCGAACCCGGCCTGCCGCAGGGCCTGCGCCGCGCGCACCCCGGCCACGGAGGCCCCCACGATCGCGATGGTCTTCATGCGTACTCCTCACCGACGGGGGAGGGAGACCGCGGCGCGACACGGGGCCGCGGCACCGGAAGGACCGACGTTGCGTCCTGAGCGCGCGTGATCCTTCATGCGCAACACGAACCGTGCGATACGGCCCCCGGCCCCGTCAAGGACCCGTCGTCGGACGGACGGAACGTCCGGTGACCGAGCAGGCCTTGACACGGGTCCTTCCCGACCTGGACCGTGCTCGTTGCGCGATGAGAACAGTAGTTCCGTATCACGCAACAGGGACACCGCGGTTCCGATTCTCCGGATCCGTCGCCCACCCGGGCCGACCCCTCGTCGAGGAGCACGCACGATGACCACTGGTGAGTACGTCGGGTCGATCGCCGACACCCAGCTCCCCGAGAGCCTCCGGGCCACGTTGCCGGGGCGGTACTACACCGATCCCGCGATCTTCGCGGCCGAGCAGGCACTGATCCTGGAGGAGGGCTGGTTCTGCGCCGTCCTCGCGGCCGACATCCCGACGGCGGGCGACTTCGAGACCGTGCAGGTCGGCCGCGAGAGCGTCATCGTCGCCCGCGGCCGGACCGGCGACGTGCACGCCTACCTCAACGTGTGCCGGCACCGCGGTGCCCGGCTCTGCACCGAGGAGAAGGGCTCGGTCCGGCGCTCCTTCCAGTGCCCTTACCACGCCTGGACCTACGGCCTCGACGGCAAGCTCATCTCGGCCCCGAACATCGCCTCGATGCCCGACATCGACCGCCGCGAGTACGGGCTGAACCGCGTCGCGGTGCAGGAGTGGCTCGGCTACGTCTGGGTCTGCCTCGCCGACGAGCCGCCGTCGTTCGCCGACACCGTGATCGCGGACGTCACCACCCGGCTCGGCTCCCCCGAGGCCATCGTCGGCTACGACGTCGCCGGCCTGCAGCTCGGCCGGCGCATCTCCTACGACGTCGCGGCGAACTGGAAGCAGATCGTCGAGAACTTCATGGAGTGCTACCACTGCGGCACGATCCACCCGGAGCTGACCGAGGTGCTCCCCGAGTTCGCGGACGGTCTCGCCGCCCAGTACTTCGTCGGGCACGGCGCGGAGTTCGGCGAGGACGTCGCGGGCTTCACCGTCGACGGCTCGGCGGGTCTCGCGCGGCTGCCCGGCGTCGCCGCGGAGCAGGACCGCCGCTACTACGCGATCACGGTCCGCCCGCAGGTCTTCATCAACCTGGTGCCCGACCACGTGGTCCTGCACCGGATGTTCCCGCTCTCCGCGGACCGGACCCTCGTGGTCTGCGACTGGCTCTACCTCCCCGAGGTCGTCGCCTCGGGTGCCGACCTCGACCGCTCCGTCGAACTCTTCCACCGGGTCAACCAGCAGGACTTCGAGGCCTGCGAGCGCTGCCAGGTGTCGATGGACTCGCGTTCCTACGCGCGCGGCGGGGTGCTCGTGCCCAGTGAGCACCACATCGGCGAGTTCCACGACTGGGTCCGCGAGCGCGTCGGCTGACGCCGCTCCCCCACCTCCACCCCACCCCTGCCGACGAGACGAGCCATGAGCGCCGACCCGGACCCCACCTCCCGTCCCCTCGCCCCCGAACCCCTCGCCGACGCCTTCGCGGTCGCCGACCAGCTCGCCGTCCACGGCAGCGACTGCGTCTGCCCGCGGTGCGCGGGGCGCCTGCCCTTCCTCCTCCGCGACCTCGCGCGCGCCCTCGACGGCGCCGACGGGCCGGACGGGTCCGGCCGGTCGGCCGACCAGGGCAGATAGCCTCCGCGGATGTCCGAGCCGACCGCTGCCGCGTCCGGGGCGACCCCCCGGGTCGGCGCGGTCCAGTCGGTCGACCGCGCGATGACCGTCCTGGAGATCGTCGCCGAGCACGGCGAGTGCGGGATCTCCGAGATCGCGGCGGCCCTCGACGTGCA contains:
- a CDS encoding NAD(P)/FAD-dependent oxidoreductase is translated as MKTIAIVGASVAGVRAAQALRQAGFDGRLTLLGDDPHAPYDRPPLSKAYLAGRSDEADLALLDDDDLADLSLDLRAGVRAVALDTAAGRVRCDDGTELGADGVVVATGGSARRLPGTEDVGGVHALRTLDDARALRAELVPGARVVVVGGGFIGAEVASTCRALGLPVTVLDGLPTPLSPVLGETLARPCVALHAEHGTTLHTGAAVEGLATASTADGGRRVTGVRLRDGREVPADVVVVGVGITPNTGWLQGSGVKVDQGARTDDGMVTDVPAVVAVGDVARWSRGPASHRHEHWTSAGEQAAVAAENLLAGATVRTVAPSGYVWSEQYGRMLQLAGHPDPADEVEILHGDVDERRFVARYRRADGTTTGLFAMADPRTFGRLRRTELPRPATR
- a CDS encoding aromatic ring-hydroxylating oxygenase subunit alpha, whose product is MTTGEYVGSIADTQLPESLRATLPGRYYTDPAIFAAEQALILEEGWFCAVLAADIPTAGDFETVQVGRESVIVARGRTGDVHAYLNVCRHRGARLCTEEKGSVRRSFQCPYHAWTYGLDGKLISAPNIASMPDIDRREYGLNRVAVQEWLGYVWVCLADEPPSFADTVIADVTTRLGSPEAIVGYDVAGLQLGRRISYDVAANWKQIVENFMECYHCGTIHPELTEVLPEFADGLAAQYFVGHGAEFGEDVAGFTVDGSAGLARLPGVAAEQDRRYYAITVRPQVFINLVPDHVVLHRMFPLSADRTLVVCDWLYLPEVVASGADLDRSVELFHRVNQQDFEACERCQVSMDSRSYARGGVLVPSEHHIGEFHDWVRERVG